A single region of the Deinococcus cellulosilyticus NBRC 106333 = KACC 11606 genome encodes:
- a CDS encoding YDG/SRA domain-containing protein, which yields MAERVFGDVKGVPVGALFPDRKAVAAAGIHKPLQAGISGSANEGADSIVVSGGYEDDFDDGETLIYTGHGGRDQESEKQVAHQELTRQNKALALNKQLGLPVRVVRRVEDPKVLSSGMNYRYDGLYFVTDYWCEPGKSGFLVYRFRLEKDPFLVPPMAGVQSDVPEDDAPAPVITTAQAERRLALVNRIKRDSKVTKAVKKMHDDTCQVCGVRLVTPLGAYSEAAHIKPLGMPHNGPDSTDNVLCLCPNHHVLFDYGVFAVNDDFSLVGTGYEGQVLRRVAGHQINLEYLQYQREHYFFLDIRSR from the coding sequence ATGGCTGAACGTGTTTTTGGTGATGTGAAGGGTGTCCCTGTGGGAGCGTTGTTCCCAGATCGGAAGGCTGTGGCTGCTGCGGGAATACATAAGCCGTTGCAGGCTGGGATCAGTGGGTCCGCCAATGAAGGGGCGGATTCCATTGTGGTGTCTGGTGGTTACGAGGATGACTTTGATGACGGGGAGACCCTGATTTACACGGGGCATGGTGGGCGGGACCAGGAGTCTGAGAAGCAGGTGGCCCACCAGGAGCTCACCCGCCAGAACAAGGCCCTGGCTTTGAACAAGCAGCTGGGTTTACCAGTGCGGGTGGTGCGTCGGGTGGAGGACCCGAAGGTGCTTTCTTCGGGGATGAATTACCGTTATGACGGGCTGTATTTTGTGACGGATTACTGGTGTGAGCCTGGGAAGAGTGGGTTTCTGGTGTACCGATTCCGGCTGGAGAAAGACCCTTTCTTGGTTCCTCCAATGGCAGGGGTGCAGAGTGATGTCCCTGAGGATGATGCTCCTGCACCGGTAATCACCACGGCCCAAGCAGAAAGGCGTCTGGCCTTGGTGAACCGAATCAAGCGGGATTCGAAGGTGACGAAGGCCGTGAAGAAGATGCATGACGACACCTGCCAGGTGTGCGGGGTGAGGTTGGTGACGCCTCTGGGGGCGTATTCGGAGGCTGCGCACATCAAGCCTTTGGGGATGCCGCACAATGGGCCGGATTCAACGGACAACGTGTTGTGTTTGTGCCCGAATCATCATGTGCTGTTTGATTACGGGGTGTTTGCAGTGAATGACGACTTTTCTCTGGTGGGTACTGGGTATGAGGGCCAGGTTTTGCGGAGAGTGGCTGGACACCAGATCAACTTAGAATACTTGCAGTACCAGAGAGAACATTATTTTTTCCTCGATATAAGAAGTAGATAA